A genome region from Arachis duranensis cultivar V14167 chromosome 6, aradu.V14167.gnm2.J7QH, whole genome shotgun sequence includes the following:
- the LOC107494935 gene encoding uncharacterized protein LOC107494935: protein MPFGLKNAGATYQRLMDKVFQHQIGRNMEVYVDDMVTKTPMQGSHCDDLVEIFKQLRAYNMRLNPDTCAFGVQGGKFLGFMLTSRGIEANPKKCKAVLNMTSPKTLKEVQQLAGRIAALSRFLPAVAKRSYHFFQTFSKGKKFAWTDECENSFTQLKQLLTSPPILQRPETGKPLYLYLSVSNHAISSALVTETGRKQSPVYFISRVLQPTETRYPRIEQLALALITTARRLWHCFQSHTIIVQTDQPLRQILTRPKLAGRLIKWSVELFEFDIQYESRKTLKSQVLADFISEMTNDTHNTEVSWSIHVGGASNKEGSGVGILLKEGNKVVAEQSLQFRFNASNNQAEYEALLTGLKLALQLQIPRITAYCDSSLVVHQIKGEFQVKDPLLEKYWLITKDLISKFKEFDIIHVNREQNTRADVLSKLATTRQAENTSALSQLTLDKPSFEQDTILSITQVPDWRTPFFEYINAGTIPNDEPNLPLFRRKASFYTVLGNTLYRRGHSQPLLKCISNKEAEEVMAETHEGVCGNHIGGRALAAKILRTGYYWPTIKRDCINKVKACDNCQKHATLSETPAEELHTIEVSWPFDRWGLDILGPFPKAPGQVKFLLVSIDYFSKWIEAQPLAHITAEKVQSFLWKNIICRFGIPREIISDNGRQFTDHKLATFLTNFNIKHRFSSVEHPQTNGQVESANRIILQGLKKKLGKAKGEWADLIPEILWSYNTSIQSATGETPFKLVYGAKALIPVEVSIPTLRTELYNQPNNQQARTTKLDLVEEERDISALNQRARKQYLERRHNKRVVYRSFNNGDLILRRTEDARKPSSHGKLAANWEGPFRVLQNLGNGAYKLETLRGEQLPRTWNVSSLREYQS from the coding sequence ATGCCCTTTGGCCTAAAGAATGCAGGTGCGacatatcaaaggctaatgGACAAAGTATTCCAGCACCAGATAGGCCGCAAtatggaggtctacgtagacgaTATGGTGACAAAAACACCTATGCAGGGGTCACACTGCGACGACTtagtagaaatcttcaaacaactCCGAGCATATAACATGAGACTCAACCCAGACACGTGTGCATTCGGAGTGCAAGGAGGGAAGTTCCTCGGATTCATGTTAACATCTCGAGGCATTGAGGCCAACCCGAAAAAGTGCAAGGCCGTACTGAACATGACAAGCCCAAAGACACTGAAAGAAGTCCAGCAACTAGCAGGGCGAATTGCTGCCCTGTCACGTTTTCTACCGGCAGTGGCAAAACGATCTTATCATTTTTTCCAAACATTCTCCAAAGGCAAGAAATTTGCATGGACAGACGAATGTGAGAACTCCTTTACTCAACTCAAGCAGCTCTTAACATCACCACCAATTCTCCAAAGGCCGGAGACAGGTAAACCATTGTACTTATATTTATCAGTATCTAACCATGCTATAAGCTCGGCTTTAGTAACAGAAACAGGAAGAAAGCAAAGCCCAGTATACTTCATCAGTAGGGTGCTACAACCAACAGAAACACGGTACCCGAGGATAGAACAACTGGCACTAGCACTAATCACAACAGCAAGAAGACTGTGGCACTGTTTCCAGAGCCACACAATCATAGTACAAACGGACCAACCACTAAGGCAAATACTAACAAGACCCAAGCTCGCCGGCAGATTAATAAAATGGTCGGTCGAGCTCTTCGAGTTCGACATTCAGTACGAATCAAGGAAAACACTGAAGTCACAGGTGCTAGCCGACTTTATATCAGAGATGACCAATGACACACATAATACAGAAGTCAGTTGGAGCATACATGTGGGTGGAGCGTCCAACAAAGAAGGCAGTGGAGTTGGGATACTACTCAAGGAAGGAAACAAAGTGGTGGCCGAGCAATCACTGCAGTTCCGCTTCAACGCAAGCAACAATCAGGCGGAATACGAAGCCCTACTTACTGGACTAAAGCTCGCCCTACAACTACAAATACCTCGAATAACAGCTTACTGCGACTCTTCACTAGTGGTACATCAAATAAAGGGCGAATTCCAGGTAAAAGATCCTTTGTTAGAGAAATATTGGCTCATAACAAAGgatctaatttcaaaatttaaagaatttgaTATTATCCATGTAAACCGAGAACAAAACACCAGGGCCGATGTGTTATCTAAGTTAGCTACAACTCGGCAAGCCGAAAACACATCGGCACTGTCCCAGCTAACACTTGACAAACCAAGTTTTGAACAGGATACAATTTTGAGTATCACACAGGTCCCAGATTGGCGAACACCTTTTTTCGAATACATCAATGCAGGCACCATTCCAAATGATGAGCCAAACTTGCCGCTCTTCAGAAGAAAAGCAAGTTTCTATACAGTGCTCGGAAACACCCTATACAGACGAGGACATTCACAACCACTACTCAAGTGCATCAGCAATAAGGAGGCCGAGGAAGTTATGGCTGAAACGCATGAAGGAGTCTGTGGCAACCATATCGGCGGCCGAGCATTAGCAGCAAAGATTCTGCGAACAGGATATTATTGGCCGACGATAAAACGGGACTGCATCAATAAAGTCAAAGCATGCGATAATTGTCAAAAGCACGCCACCCTCTCAGAGACCCCAGCCGAGGAGCTCCATACCATAGAGGTAAGCTGGCCTTTCGATAGGTGGGGATTGGACATCCTCGGACCCTTTCCGAAAGCGCCAGGCCAGGTAAAGTTCCTCTTAGTATCAATTGACTATTTCTCTaagtggatagaagcacaaCCACTAGCACACATAACAGCAGAAAAAGTGCAATCTTTTCTATGGAAAAATATCATATGCAGATTCGGTATCCCAAGAGAAATAATCTCGGATAACGGAAGACAATTTACAGACCATAAGCTCGCCACCTTTCTGACAAATTTTAACATCAAACATCGCTTCAGCTCAGTAGAGCACCCACAAACTAACGGACAAGTTGAATCAGCTAACAGAATTATCTTGCAGGGGTTAAAGAAAAAGCTCGGCAAAGCTAAAGGAGAGTGGGCCGATCTCATTCCAGAAATCCTATGGAGTTACAACACCAGCATTCAATCTGCCACAGGGGAAACTCCCTTCAAATTGGTATATGGCGCAAAAGCGCTCATACCAGTAGAGGTCAGCATCCCAACATTAAGAACCGAGCTCTATAATCAACCAAATAATCAACAAGCTCGAACAACCAAATTGGACcttgtagaagaagaaagggacaTTTCTGCCCTAAATCAACGAGCCAGAAAACAATACCTAGAGCGAAGACACAACAAAAGAGTAGTATACAGATCTTTCAACAATGGAGACCTCATACTCAGACGAACAGAAGATGCTCGGAAACCTTCATCACATGGCAAATTAGCGGCAAATTGGGAAGGACCTTTCCGAGTCCTTCAAAACCTCGGAAATGGGGCTTACAAATTAGAAACCCTTAGAGGAGAACAACTTCCAAGAACATGGAACGTCTCCTCTCTAAGGGAATATCAGTCATGA